From the genome of Hymenobacter sp. PAMC 26628, one region includes:
- the nagB gene encoding glucosamine-6-phosphate deaminase: MEVLNYSETTFEKLPVTVFETSREGAIYVAHEIAELIRAKQAKGEQAVLGLATGSSPIGVYKELVRLHREEGLSFQNVVTFNLDEYYPMPPDELQSYVYFMHEQLFDHVDIRPENVHIPDGTLAIEKVKAYCQAYDKLMEDYGGLDLQLLGIGRTGHIGFNEPGSASTSATRLVKLDPLTITDAAKDFIKEEYVPLRALTMGVGTITKARQIILLAWGEGKAKILQETVEGKISDAVPASFLQQHPHTRVVVDQWAALELTRIKTPWLVGMCAWDDVLIRRAVIWLSLKMQKPILKLTDEDYKDGSLSDLLVESGNAYSLNIRVFNGIQHTITGWPGGKPNSNDAQRPERALPAHKRVLIFSPHPDDDVISMGGTLLRLVDQGHDVHVAYQTSGNIAVFDDDARRFADFALDFAQKLHVGANKMQREHAEVVEFLSHKKLGEEDSLLVQDIKALIRKGEAAAACRFCGVKDANVHFMNMPFYETGQVKKKPLGEEDIQEVVNILQEIQPHQIFAAGDLRDPHGTHKVCLDAIFAALARLKGKEAWLDDCYLWLYRGAWQEWDVEEIEMAVPISPEELMRKRQAIFKHQSQKDSAVFPGNDKREFWQRSEDRNRATAKRYDQLGLAEYEAMEAFVRYRF; this comes from the coding sequence ATGGAAGTTTTGAATTACTCCGAAACTACGTTTGAAAAACTGCCGGTCACCGTTTTTGAAACGTCGCGGGAAGGCGCCATTTACGTGGCCCACGAAATTGCCGAGCTGATCCGCGCCAAGCAGGCCAAGGGCGAGCAGGCCGTGCTGGGCCTGGCCACCGGCTCGTCGCCCATCGGCGTGTACAAGGAGCTGGTGCGGCTGCACCGCGAGGAGGGCCTCAGCTTTCAAAACGTGGTCACGTTCAACCTCGACGAATACTACCCCATGCCGCCCGACGAGCTGCAGAGCTACGTCTACTTCATGCACGAGCAGCTGTTCGACCACGTGGACATCCGGCCCGAAAACGTGCACATCCCGGACGGAACGCTGGCCATCGAAAAGGTGAAGGCCTACTGCCAGGCCTACGACAAGCTGATGGAGGACTACGGCGGGCTCGACTTGCAGCTGCTCGGCATCGGGCGCACCGGCCACATCGGCTTCAACGAGCCGGGCTCGGCCAGCACCTCGGCCACGCGCCTGGTAAAGCTGGACCCGTTGACGATTACCGACGCGGCCAAGGACTTCATCAAGGAAGAATACGTGCCGCTGCGGGCCCTCACGATGGGCGTGGGCACCATCACCAAGGCTCGCCAAATCATCCTGCTGGCCTGGGGCGAGGGCAAGGCCAAAATCCTCCAGGAAACGGTGGAGGGCAAGATTTCGGACGCCGTGCCGGCCTCCTTCTTGCAGCAGCACCCCCACACGCGGGTGGTGGTGGACCAGTGGGCGGCCCTGGAGCTGACGCGCATCAAAACGCCCTGGCTGGTGGGCATGTGCGCCTGGGACGACGTCCTGATTCGGCGGGCCGTTATCTGGCTGAGCCTCAAGATGCAGAAGCCCATCCTCAAGCTCACCGACGAGGACTACAAGGACGGCAGCCTGAGCGACCTGCTGGTGGAATCGGGCAACGCCTACAGCCTCAACATCCGGGTGTTCAACGGTATCCAGCACACCATCACGGGCTGGCCGGGCGGCAAGCCCAACTCGAACGACGCCCAGCGGCCCGAGCGGGCCCTGCCGGCCCACAAGCGGGTGCTCATCTTCAGCCCCCACCCCGACGACGACGTGATTTCGATGGGCGGCACGCTGCTGCGCCTCGTCGACCAGGGCCACGACGTGCACGTGGCCTACCAGACCTCGGGCAACATCGCCGTGTTTGACGACGACGCGCGCCGCTTCGCCGACTTCGCCCTGGACTTCGCCCAGAAGCTGCACGTGGGCGCCAACAAAATGCAGCGCGAGCACGCCGAAGTGGTGGAGTTCCTCAGCCACAAGAAGTTGGGCGAGGAAGACAGCCTGTTGGTGCAGGACATCAAGGCCCTGATTCGGAAAGGCGAGGCGGCGGCGGCCTGCCGCTTCTGCGGCGTGAAAGATGCCAACGTACACTTCATGAACATGCCGTTTTACGAAACCGGGCAGGTGAAGAAGAAGCCCCTGGGCGAGGAAGACATCCAGGAAGTGGTGAACATTTTGCAGGAAATCCAGCCCCACCAAATCTTCGCCGCCGGCGACCTGCGCGACCCGCACGGCACGCACAAGGTGTGCCTCGACGCCATTTTTGCCGCCCTGGCGCGCCTCAAGGGCAAAGAAGCCTGGCTCGACGACTGCTACCTGTGGCTCTACCGCGGGGCCTGGCAGGAGTGGGACGTGGAGGAGATTGAAATGGCCGTGCCCATCAGCCCCGAGGAGTTGATGCGCAAGCGCCAGGCCATTTTCAAGCACCAGTCGCAGAAGGACAGCGCCGTGTTCCCCGGCAACGACAAGCGCGAATTCTGGCAGCGCTCCGAAGACCGCAACCGCGCCACCGCCAAGCGCTACGACCAGCTCGGCCTGGCCGAATACGAGGCCATGGAGGCCTTCGTACGCTACCGCTTTTAG
- a CDS encoding Gfo/Idh/MocA family protein: MSQVPEAPSRREFVKKSTLAAASFFIVPRFVLGGKGYTAPSDQLLIAGIGAGGKGESDIAMFAKTGKARIAYLCDVDDRRAANSRKAFPQAKYYKDWRKMLEKEHKHIDAVSVSTPDHNHAMPALAAMQMGKHVYVQKPLTHDIYEARALTEAARKYPKVVTQMGNQGSSNDGVRQLMEWYDAGTIGDVHTVYCWTDRPVWPQGIAWPTTAATPPAELDWDLWLGTAPKRDYVDHLIPFNWRGWWAYGTGALGDMGCHLMEAPFRVLDLQYANSVQASVGSVYVDEFKRGYFPDSCPPSSHVTLTFPKTAKTKQDITMHWMDGGIQPERPDELGANELFGDGGNGILFIGDKGKMMASTYADNPRLLPLSRNQEVTVPQTLARVPGQANGHYGQWVEACLAGAGKTKLSSPFALAGPLTEALLMANLAVRGYDLQKPRATGQGFDYPGRGRKLLWDNQQMRITNLDEVNQFVKRDYRTGW; the protein is encoded by the coding sequence ATGAGCCAGGTACCCGAGGCGCCCTCCCGGCGCGAGTTTGTTAAGAAAAGCACGTTGGCCGCGGCCTCGTTTTTCATTGTGCCGCGCTTCGTGCTGGGCGGCAAGGGCTACACCGCCCCCAGCGACCAGCTGTTGATTGCTGGCATTGGCGCTGGCGGCAAGGGCGAAAGCGACATTGCCATGTTTGCCAAAACCGGCAAGGCCCGCATCGCCTACCTCTGCGACGTGGACGACCGCCGCGCTGCTAATTCGCGCAAAGCGTTTCCTCAGGCCAAGTACTACAAAGACTGGCGGAAGATGCTGGAGAAAGAGCACAAGCACATCGACGCGGTATCGGTGTCGACGCCCGACCACAACCACGCCATGCCGGCCCTGGCGGCCATGCAAATGGGCAAGCACGTGTACGTGCAGAAGCCGCTGACCCACGACATTTACGAGGCCCGTGCGCTCACCGAGGCGGCCCGCAAGTACCCCAAAGTGGTGACCCAGATGGGCAACCAGGGCTCGTCCAACGACGGCGTGCGCCAGCTGATGGAGTGGTACGACGCCGGCACCATTGGCGACGTGCACACCGTTTACTGCTGGACGGACCGGCCCGTCTGGCCCCAGGGCATTGCCTGGCCCACTACCGCGGCCACGCCGCCCGCCGAGCTGGATTGGGACTTGTGGCTGGGCACGGCCCCCAAGCGCGATTACGTCGACCACCTCATCCCCTTCAACTGGCGCGGCTGGTGGGCCTACGGCACGGGGGCCCTCGGCGACATGGGCTGCCACCTGATGGAGGCCCCCTTCCGGGTGCTCGACTTGCAGTACGCCAACTCGGTGCAGGCCAGCGTGGGCAGCGTGTACGTCGACGAGTTTAAGCGCGGCTACTTCCCCGACAGCTGCCCCCCCAGCAGCCACGTCACGCTCACGTTCCCCAAAACCGCCAAAACCAAGCAAGACATTACCATGCATTGGATGGACGGCGGCATCCAGCCCGAGCGCCCCGACGAGCTGGGCGCCAACGAGCTGTTTGGCGACGGCGGCAACGGCATTCTCTTCATCGGCGACAAGGGCAAGATGATGGCCAGCACCTACGCCGACAACCCGCGCCTGCTGCCCCTCTCGCGCAACCAGGAGGTGACGGTGCCCCAGACCCTGGCCCGCGTGCCGGGCCAGGCCAACGGCCACTACGGCCAGTGGGTAGAAGCCTGCCTGGCCGGCGCCGGCAAAACGAAACTCAGCTCGCCCTTCGCGCTGGCAGGCCCCCTCACCGAGGCCCTGCTGATGGCCAACCTGGCCGTGCGCGGCTACGACCTGCAAAAGCCCCGGGCCACGGGCCAGGGCTTCGACTACCCCGGCCGCGGCCGCAAGCTGCTCTGGGACAACCAGCAAATGCGCATCACCAACCTCGACGAGGTTAACCAGTTCGTGAAGCGCGACTACCGCACCGGCTGGTAA
- a CDS encoding glycosyl hydrolase family 18 protein encodes MNPKPTLRWALVAVLLALGAPARAQFRVVGYLPAWRGEVNPAQLAQLTHVNYAFLLPTATGGLVPLENPDKLRRLVAAAHAAGVRVLVSVGGWHDGDHSAFDAIGANAAYTNTFTTNLMQFTAAYQLDGIDIDWEHPDASTAAGYGALMAALAAQLHPRGLLLTAAVAGGTWAGPGIPSHVFGDVDFLNIMAYDAPPPAHSTYEGAVETLAYWKGRGLPATKAVLGLPFYGQPNGEAFSALVARGAPPSADLFGSVGYNGLPTIARKTNLAFDQGSGVMIWELTQDAAGANALLAAIARVVAQRTRAGAPAH; translated from the coding sequence ATGAACCCGAAACCTACCCTGCGTTGGGCCCTGGTGGCGGTGCTGCTGGCGCTGGGGGCCCCGGCGCGGGCCCAGTTTCGGGTGGTGGGCTACCTGCCGGCCTGGCGCGGCGAAGTGAACCCGGCGCAGCTCGCCCAGCTCACCCACGTCAACTACGCCTTTTTGCTGCCCACGGCCACCGGCGGCCTGGTGCCCCTCGAAAACCCCGATAAATTGCGGCGCCTGGTGGCGGCGGCCCACGCCGCCGGGGTGCGGGTGCTGGTGTCGGTGGGCGGCTGGCACGACGGCGACCACAGCGCCTTCGACGCCATCGGGGCCAACGCGGCTTATACTAATACCTTCACCACCAACCTGATGCAGTTTACCGCCGCGTACCAGCTCGATGGCATCGACATCGATTGGGAGCACCCCGACGCCAGTACCGCCGCCGGCTACGGGGCCCTTATGGCGGCGCTGGCGGCCCAGCTGCACCCCCGCGGCCTGCTGCTGACGGCCGCCGTGGCCGGGGGCACCTGGGCGGGCCCCGGCATTCCCAGCCACGTATTCGGCGATGTAGATTTTCTGAACATCATGGCCTACGACGCGCCCCCGCCCGCACATTCTACCTACGAAGGGGCGGTGGAAACGCTGGCCTACTGGAAGGGCCGCGGCCTGCCGGCCACCAAAGCCGTGCTGGGCCTGCCCTTCTACGGCCAGCCCAACGGCGAAGCCTTCTCGGCCCTGGTGGCCCGGGGGGCCCCGCCCAGCGCCGACCTGTTCGGCAGCGTGGGCTACAACGGCTTGCCCACCATCGCGCGCAAAACCAACCTGGCCTTCGACCAGGGCAGCGGCGTGATGATTTGGGAGCTGACGCAGGACGCGGCCGGGGCCAACGCCTTGCTTGCGGCCATTGCCCGGGTGGTGGCGCAACGCACCCGGGCGGGGGCCCCGGCGCACTAG
- a CDS encoding sugar MFS transporter, producing MKDSKAIVVPPLVIIGALFFIFGFITWLNGTLIPFLKIACDLTYAQALLVTFAFYIAYVFLAIPSSLILRRTGFKNGMALGLVVMAAGALVFVPAAQARSFGLFLAGLFVQGAGLALLQTASNPYATVLGPIESAARRISIMGICNKVAGVLSPFIIGAVVLKGASELESQLARTASPAAKAVLLQQLADRVIFPYLVMAGALVVLAGLVKLSGLPEIITEETAPTPAAGAPAAAGKGLFQYPHLALGVGALFCCVGVEVIAGDTIIQYGRAQGISLDVARNFTSLTLVAMLVGYFVGVWAIPRYVSQQRALAICAAVGALFTVGILATHGFSSVALVALLGLANSLMWPAIFPLSIRGLGSYTEHGSALLIMGIGGGAVLPYVYGKLGEGLGLQQAYVLLIPCYLYILFFALRGHAYQPKTAVSYALPVA from the coding sequence ATGAAAGACAGCAAAGCCATCGTCGTTCCGCCCCTGGTCATCATCGGGGCCCTGTTTTTCATCTTCGGGTTCATCACCTGGCTCAACGGCACGCTGATTCCGTTCCTGAAAATTGCCTGCGACCTGACCTACGCGCAGGCCCTGCTGGTCACGTTCGCCTTCTACATCGCCTACGTGTTTTTGGCCATCCCGTCGTCGCTGATTTTGCGCCGCACGGGCTTCAAAAACGGCATGGCGCTGGGCCTGGTCGTGATGGCGGCGGGCGCCCTGGTGTTCGTGCCGGCGGCGCAGGCCCGCTCGTTTGGCCTGTTTCTGGCGGGCTTGTTTGTGCAGGGGGCCGGCCTGGCGCTGCTCCAAACCGCCTCCAACCCCTACGCCACCGTGCTGGGGCCCATCGAGAGCGCCGCCCGGCGCATCAGCATCATGGGCATTTGCAACAAGGTGGCCGGGGTGCTGAGCCCGTTCATCATCGGGGCGGTGGTGCTGAAGGGCGCTTCGGAGCTGGAAAGCCAGCTGGCCCGCACCGCGTCGCCCGCCGCCAAAGCCGTGCTGCTCCAGCAGTTGGCCGACCGCGTAATTTTCCCTTACCTCGTGATGGCGGGGGCCCTGGTGGTGCTCGCCGGCCTGGTTAAGCTGTCCGGCCTGCCGGAAATCATCACCGAAGAAACGGCACCCACGCCTGCCGCCGGGGCCCCAGCGGCCGCGGGGAAGGGCCTTTTCCAGTACCCGCACCTGGCCCTGGGCGTGGGGGCCCTGTTTTGCTGCGTGGGCGTGGAAGTGATTGCCGGCGACACCATCATCCAGTACGGCCGGGCGCAGGGCATCAGCCTCGACGTGGCCCGCAACTTCACCTCCCTCACGCTAGTGGCCATGCTGGTGGGGTATTTTGTGGGCGTGTGGGCCATTCCGCGCTACGTGAGCCAGCAAAGGGCGCTGGCCATTTGCGCCGCGGTGGGGGCCCTGTTCACGGTGGGCATTTTGGCTACCCACGGCTTTTCGTCGGTGGCGCTGGTGGCGCTGCTGGGCCTGGCCAACTCGCTGATGTGGCCGGCCATTTTTCCGCTCAGCATCCGGGGCCTGGGCAGCTACACCGAGCATGGCTCGGCGCTGCTCATCATGGGCATTGGGGGCGGCGCGGTGCTGCCCTACGTGTACGGCAAGCTGGGCGAAGGGCTGGGGTTGCAGCAAGCCTACGTGCTCCTGATTCCCTGCTACTTGTACATCTTGTTCTTCGCCCTTCGGGGCCACGCCTACCAGCCCAAAACGGCGGTATCCTACGCCTTACCAGTTGCTTAA
- a CDS encoding LacI family DNA-binding transcriptional regulator encodes MEKIAVRIKDIAAKANVSVGTVDRVLHNRGRVSEKVRQKVLLMMEELDYEPNLIARTLGSNRTYQLAVVQPDHLIDPYWQAPWDGIGKAAKELKQYGVNVTMYPYELTEVASFVAQAEAATRSEPDGILVAPLFYRESLAFFERWQAQRIPYVLFNTYIAELPSLSYVGQDSYQSGFLAGKLVQFGQARPGTYLIAHIAEDIANSVHVTQKERGFRDYFAQLAAQNEAAPGPRPAPDAVVSIDLPDPSDPSFARQLNRLLDDAEVNLRGIFVSTSKAYEIAPYLQAYHREDVRLVGYDLLEKNIHFLNENVIDFLINQNPHEQGYQGVFALADQLVFKKEVPPLKYLPLDIITKENLRYYIEK; translated from the coding sequence ATGGAAAAAATTGCGGTACGCATCAAGGATATTGCCGCCAAGGCCAACGTGTCGGTGGGAACCGTGGACCGGGTGCTCCACAACCGGGGCCGGGTCTCGGAAAAAGTGCGGCAGAAAGTGCTGCTGATGATGGAGGAACTGGACTACGAGCCCAACCTGATTGCCCGCACGCTCGGCTCGAACCGCACCTACCAGCTGGCCGTGGTGCAGCCCGACCACCTCATCGACCCCTACTGGCAGGCCCCGTGGGACGGCATCGGCAAGGCCGCCAAGGAGCTCAAGCAGTACGGCGTCAACGTCACCATGTACCCCTACGAGCTCACGGAGGTGGCCTCGTTTGTGGCGCAGGCCGAGGCGGCCACGCGCTCCGAGCCCGACGGCATCCTCGTGGCGCCGCTGTTCTACCGCGAATCGCTGGCGTTTTTTGAGCGCTGGCAGGCGCAGCGCATTCCGTACGTGCTCTTCAATACCTACATCGCCGAGCTGCCCTCGCTGAGCTACGTGGGGCAGGACTCGTACCAGAGCGGGTTTTTGGCGGGCAAGCTGGTGCAGTTTGGGCAGGCCCGGCCGGGCACGTACCTCATCGCCCACATCGCCGAAGACATTGCCAACTCCGTGCACGTAACGCAGAAGGAGCGGGGCTTCCGCGACTACTTTGCCCAGCTGGCCGCCCAGAACGAAGCGGCTCCGGGGCCCCGCCCGGCCCCCGATGCCGTCGTTAGCATCGACCTGCCCGACCCGTCCGACCCATCATTTGCCCGGCAGCTGAACCGGCTGCTCGACGACGCGGAAGTGAACCTGCGCGGCATTTTCGTGAGCACTTCCAAGGCTTACGAAATTGCGCCCTACCTGCAAGCCTACCACCGCGAGGACGTGCGCCTGGTGGGCTACGACCTGCTGGAAAAGAACATTCACTTCCTCAACGAGAACGTGATTGACTTCCTCATCAACCAAAACCCGCACGAGCAGGGCTACCAGGGCGTTTTTGCACTGGCCGACCAGTTGGTTTTCAAGAAGGAAGTGCCCCCGCTGAAGTACCTGCCGCTCGACATCATCACCAAGGAAAACCTGCGCTATTACATAGAGAAATAG
- a CDS encoding bifunctional YncE family protein/alkaline phosphatase family protein, whose amino-acid sequence MKIAFALAAALGLLAARPAAAQVPADDPRAAKILLPNGWSLTPAGGPALALGDLPLNMQLSQSGRLLAVTNNGQSTQTVQLIDPVTQKLLDEKVIGKSWYGLAFNAAADRLYVSGANDNVILAYPVAARKLGAPDTLRLGKAWPKEKISPAGLAVDGPRQRLYTVTKEDNALYVIDLKTKRTLSRLALGHEAYGCLLAPDGNTLYISLWGGDELLAYDTRTGQIRQRLATESHPNELIQSRSGRYLFVANANDNSVSVVDAKSWKVLETISSALYPTKLTGSTPNGLALSPDEKTLYIANADNNCLAVFDVAAPGKSVPKGFIPTGWYPTCVRTLGKQVLVANGKGFSSLPNPRGPQPVKRTDNSGYQKGIINGREQYIGGLFKGTLSVIPAPSAAQLKAYSAQVYANTPFTPALEKEALGVAGGPIPRRAGQASPIKHVFYIIKENRTYDQVLGDMREGNGDSTLCIFPERVTPNHHALAREFVLLDNFYVNAEVSADGHNWSMAAYATDYVEKSWPISYGGRGGTYDFEGTRKIAYPRDGFIWDYCQRAGRSYRSYGEFAENGKTPLKSLEGHICPKAPGFDLDVKDVDRVRIWAQDFDSLLARGAVPQFSTIRISNDHTSGQRLGKISPISAVADNDLALGQFVEHLSHSSIWNESVVFVLEDDAQNGPDHVDAHRSPAFVISPYTRRGAVDHTLYTTAGVLRTMELVLGLPPMSQYDAAARPLFGVFQAAPAGAPYQAKAARVPLDARNTAWNRSAERSAKFNLAREDATPDRDLTEVVWKAIRGENAAVPAPRRGAFLRPTPKRDDDDD is encoded by the coding sequence ATGAAAATCGCTTTTGCCCTGGCCGCCGCCCTCGGCCTGCTGGCCGCCCGCCCGGCCGCCGCCCAAGTGCCCGCCGACGACCCCCGGGCCGCCAAAATTCTGCTGCCCAATGGCTGGTCGCTCACGCCGGCCGGGGGCCCCGCCCTGGCCCTCGGCGACCTGCCGCTGAACATGCAGCTCTCGCAATCGGGCCGGCTGCTGGCCGTTACCAACAACGGGCAGAGCACCCAAACGGTGCAGCTCATCGACCCGGTAACGCAAAAGCTGCTCGATGAGAAAGTCATCGGCAAGTCGTGGTACGGGCTGGCGTTCAACGCGGCGGCCGACCGACTCTACGTGTCGGGCGCCAACGACAACGTTATCCTGGCCTACCCCGTGGCCGCCCGCAAGCTGGGGGCCCCCGACACGCTGCGCCTGGGCAAGGCCTGGCCGAAGGAGAAAATCAGCCCCGCCGGCCTGGCCGTGGACGGGCCCCGGCAGCGCCTCTACACCGTGACCAAGGAGGACAACGCGCTGTACGTCATTGACCTGAAAACCAAGCGTACGCTCAGCCGGCTAGCCCTGGGCCACGAGGCCTACGGGTGCCTGCTGGCGCCCGACGGCAACACGCTCTACATCAGCCTGTGGGGCGGCGATGAGCTGCTGGCCTACGACACCCGCACCGGCCAGATCCGGCAGCGCCTGGCCACCGAAAGCCACCCCAACGAGCTGATTCAGAGCCGCAGCGGCCGCTACCTGTTCGTGGCCAATGCCAACGACAACTCCGTGTCGGTGGTGGACGCCAAGAGCTGGAAGGTGCTCGAAACCATTTCCTCGGCCCTGTACCCCACCAAGCTCACCGGCTCGACGCCCAACGGCCTGGCCCTGAGCCCCGACGAGAAAACCCTCTACATCGCCAACGCCGACAACAACTGCCTGGCCGTGTTCGACGTGGCGGCGCCGGGCAAGAGCGTCCCGAAGGGCTTCATCCCCACGGGCTGGTACCCCACCTGCGTGCGCACGCTGGGCAAGCAGGTGCTGGTGGCCAACGGCAAGGGCTTTTCCTCGCTGCCCAACCCCCGGGGGCCCCAGCCGGTGAAGCGCACCGACAACAGCGGCTACCAAAAGGGCATCATTAACGGACGCGAGCAGTACATCGGCGGGCTGTTCAAGGGCACGCTCTCGGTCATCCCAGCGCCGAGCGCGGCCCAGCTCAAGGCCTATTCGGCGCAAGTGTACGCCAATACGCCCTTCACGCCGGCCTTGGAAAAAGAAGCCTTGGGCGTAGCTGGGGGCCCTATTCCGCGCCGCGCGGGCCAGGCGTCGCCCATCAAGCACGTGTTCTACATCATCAAGGAAAACCGGACGTACGACCAGGTGCTCGGCGATATGCGCGAGGGCAACGGCGACTCGACGCTGTGCATTTTTCCGGAGCGCGTGACGCCCAACCACCACGCGCTGGCCCGCGAGTTCGTGCTGCTCGACAACTTCTACGTGAATGCCGAGGTGAGCGCCGACGGCCACAACTGGAGCATGGCCGCCTACGCCACCGACTACGTGGAGAAGTCGTGGCCCATCAGCTACGGCGGGCGCGGCGGCACCTACGACTTCGAGGGCACCCGCAAAATTGCCTACCCGCGCGACGGCTTCATCTGGGACTACTGCCAGCGCGCCGGCCGCAGCTACCGCAGCTACGGCGAGTTTGCCGAAAACGGCAAAACGCCGCTCAAGTCGCTGGAAGGGCACATTTGCCCCAAGGCCCCGGGCTTCGACCTGGACGTGAAGGACGTGGACCGGGTGCGCATCTGGGCCCAGGACTTTGACTCGCTGCTGGCCCGCGGGGCCGTGCCCCAGTTCAGCACCATCCGCATCAGCAACGACCACACCAGCGGCCAGCGGCTGGGCAAAATCTCACCCATCTCGGCCGTGGCCGACAACGACCTTGCCTTGGGCCAGTTCGTGGAGCACCTCTCGCACAGCTCCATCTGGAACGAGTCGGTGGTGTTCGTGCTTGAAGACGATGCCCAGAACGGCCCCGACCACGTGGACGCCCACCGCTCGCCGGCCTTCGTCATCAGCCCCTACACCCGCCGCGGCGCCGTCGACCACACCCTCTACACCACGGCCGGGGTGCTGCGCACGATGGAGCTCGTCCTCGGTCTGCCGCCCATGAGCCAGTACGACGCCGCCGCGCGGCCGCTGTTCGGCGTGTTCCAGGCCGCGCCCGCCGGGGCCCCGTACCAAGCCAAAGCCGCCCGCGTGCCCCTCGACGCCCGCAACACCGCCTGGAACCGCAGCGCCGAGCGCTCGGCCAAGTTCAACCTGGCCCGCGAAGACGCCACCCCCGACCGCGACCTTACCGAGGTGGTCTGGAAGGCCATCCGGGGCGAAAACGCCGCCGTGCCGGCCCCCCGCCGCGGCGCCTTCCTGCGCCCCACGCCCAAACGCGACGACGACGACGATTGA